Within Psychromonas sp. psych-6C06, the genomic segment GGGCACCAGTTAATAAAGAAAGTGGCAGTTACGAAGGTCAACGAAATATACGAGGAGGCCGTCATAAAATCCGCACAGTGATGTACATGGCAATGATGTCAGCGATGCAATGCAACCCCGTTTTCAAAACTACATATCAACGCTTATTGGAGGCTGGAAAGC encodes:
- a CDS encoding transposase; translated protein: APVNKESGSYEGQRNIRGGRHKIRTVMYMAMMSAMQCNPVFKTTYQRLLEAGKPKKTAIIACVRKMIVILNSMVRDGAMWDPKMS